From a single Micromonospora sp. WMMD1102 genomic region:
- a CDS encoding CCA tRNA nucleotidyltransferase yields MSETSAPNSAAGTPSASRSALSAAQRKAVAELLRVSPVADELGRRFARAGHELHLVGGSVRDALLGRLGDDLDFATDAHPDETLRLLKGWAEATWETGREFGTIGAQRDGLRLEITTFRAESYDQVSRNPVVRYGTNLGDDLRRRDFTVNAMAVSLPGHEFTDPHGGLADLAGRLIRTPGTPAESFGDDPLRMLRAARFAAQLRFAVAPEVRSAMRAMAADLDRITAERIRDEFTKLLCGADPIAGLRLLVDTGLADRFLPELSGLKLEIDEHAQHKDVYEHTLTVVGNAVRLEEAGCDFVLRMAALMHDVGKPATKAVGPDGRVSFHHHEVVGARLTRQRMKALRYPKDVTGQVVGLVGLHLRFYGYGRGEWTDSAVRRYVTDAGDLLPRLHKLTRSDCTTRNRRKAAALAADYDALEERIARIQAEEDLARVRPDLDGNAIMELLGVPPGPIVGRAWRHLKELRLERGPLDRDSAEVELLRWAREQGITD; encoded by the coding sequence ATGTCCGAAACATCCGCCCCGAACAGCGCCGCCGGCACGCCGTCCGCCAGCCGGTCGGCGCTGAGCGCTGCCCAGCGCAAGGCCGTCGCCGAACTGCTCCGGGTCTCGCCGGTCGCCGACGAGTTGGGCCGCCGGTTCGCCCGGGCCGGCCACGAGCTGCACCTGGTCGGCGGTTCGGTCCGGGACGCCCTGCTCGGCCGGCTCGGCGACGACCTCGACTTCGCCACCGACGCGCACCCGGACGAGACGCTGCGGCTGCTCAAGGGCTGGGCCGAGGCGACCTGGGAGACCGGGCGCGAGTTCGGCACGATCGGCGCACAGCGGGACGGGCTGCGGCTGGAGATCACCACCTTCCGCGCCGAGTCGTACGACCAGGTGAGCCGGAACCCGGTCGTCCGGTACGGCACCAACCTCGGCGACGACCTGCGGCGGCGCGACTTCACCGTGAACGCGATGGCGGTCAGCCTGCCCGGACACGAGTTCACCGACCCGCACGGCGGGCTGGCCGACCTCGCCGGCCGGCTGATCCGGACCCCGGGCACCCCGGCCGAGTCGTTCGGGGACGACCCGCTGCGGATGCTCCGGGCCGCCCGGTTCGCCGCGCAGCTGCGCTTCGCCGTCGCCCCCGAGGTGCGTTCGGCGATGCGGGCGATGGCGGCCGACCTGGACCGGATCACCGCCGAGCGGATCCGGGACGAGTTCACCAAGCTGCTCTGCGGGGCCGACCCGATCGCCGGGCTGCGACTGCTTGTCGACACCGGCCTCGCCGACCGGTTCCTGCCGGAGCTGTCCGGGCTGAAACTGGAGATCGACGAGCACGCCCAGCACAAGGACGTCTACGAGCACACCCTGACGGTGGTGGGCAACGCGGTCCGGCTGGAGGAGGCGGGCTGCGACTTCGTACTCCGGATGGCCGCGCTGATGCACGACGTCGGCAAGCCGGCCACCAAGGCGGTCGGGCCGGACGGCCGGGTCAGCTTCCACCACCACGAGGTGGTCGGCGCCCGGCTGACCAGGCAGCGGATGAAGGCACTGCGTTACCCGAAGGACGTGACCGGCCAGGTGGTCGGGCTGGTCGGGCTGCACCTGCGGTTCTACGGGTACGGCCGGGGCGAGTGGACCGACTCGGCGGTGCGCCGGTATGTCACCGACGCCGGTGACCTGCTGCCCCGGCTACACAAGCTGACCCGGTCCGACTGCACCACCCGCAACCGCCGCAAGGCCGCCGCGCTGGCCGCCGACTACGACGCGCTGGAGGAGCGGATCGCGCGGATCCAGGCCGAGGAGGACCTCGCCCGGGTCCGCCCCGACCTCGACGGCAACGCCATCATGGAGCTGCTCGGCGTACCGCCGGGGCCGATCGTCGGTCGGGCCTGGCGGCACCTGAAGGAACTCCGCCTGGAGCGGGGGCCGCTGGACCGGGACTCGGCCGAGGTCGAGCTGCTGCGCTGGGCCCGGGAGCAGGGCATCACCGACTGA